The Vicinamibacteria bacterium sequence TCCATCGCACGGTGACGATGGACAACCAGCCGGACAACGACGTCAAGATCGAGGTCATCCAGGCGAGCGTCGACGCGGCGAGGGAGCTCGAGAGCTTCGAGCCCATTCCGCTCGAGCGAACCACGAGAACGGGTCTCTCGCATCTCGACGGCGTCATTTCCATGGCTCGTGATGGGCCGGACTCAGCGACCTCGAGCTTCTTCTTCTGCATCGGCGACCAGCCGGAGCTGGATTTCGGAGGAAAGCGAAACCCGGATGGTCAGGGGTTTGCCGCCTTCGGTCGCATCATCCGAGGTTCCGACGTCGTAAAGAAGATCCAGGGCTCGCCCGCAGAAGGCCAGAGCTTGACGCCGCCGACTCGGATTCGCGCGATCCGGAGGCGGTGAGCTCCGCGCTTGCAACCGGGAGGCGGGCTAAATTATCGTCCCGGTCCATGACGTCGCCGG is a genomic window containing:
- a CDS encoding peptidylprolyl isomerase, giving the protein MPVMWELLLSIALAAPVHVLIDTELGEIEVAIETEAAPVTAANFLRYVDAGHYDGGQFHRTVTMDNQPDNDVKIEVIQASVDAARELESFEPIPLERTTRTGLSHLDGVISMARDGPDSATSSFFFCIGDQPELDFGGKRNPDGQGFAAFGRIIRGSDVVKKIQGSPAEGQSLTPPTRIRAIRRR